A DNA window from Rhodococcus sp. Z13 contains the following coding sequences:
- a CDS encoding M20/M25/M40 family metallo-hydrolase: MVSSRTTRGMRTAQGRGAALVLVGVLLASGCSDGEAQTPSVDPAALADAVQIDTLMARLSDLERIANDNGGNRAVGTPGYDASVDYVVAALEGAGFEVETPEFDTTGFTVDREALTVDGAPLEVRALGMSPSTGPDGVSARVVRVPTDDTPGCEATDYDGLDAAGAVVIVDRGECTFADKERIAAEQGAVALLAVNSEEGPLAAATLGDEAEPRIPVGGVAREDGDRLAAASTVTLTLETRTETVTSRNVVAQTRTGATDNVVVVGAHLDSVPDGPGINDNGSGSVAVLETALQLGAEPDVQNAVRFAFWGAEEVGLVGSSRYVDSLSEEERLDIALYLNFDMLGSPNPGYLVFDGDDSDGVGAGPGPEGSAGIERTFATFFADRGIAVDGTDFDGRSDYGPFVDVGIPAGGVFSGADDTKSDEQAGKWGGTAGEPFDPNYHKAEDTVANIDRDAYAIAAAAVAYGTGVYALSLDGPDGVPTGEERVRARAEFTE; encoded by the coding sequence ATGGTGAGTTCTCGGACGACACGGGGGATGCGGACGGCACAGGGGAGGGGAGCCGCCCTGGTCCTCGTCGGGGTCCTGCTGGCATCGGGATGTTCCGACGGGGAGGCGCAGACACCGTCGGTGGATCCGGCCGCGCTCGCCGACGCGGTGCAGATCGACACGCTCATGGCCCGCCTGTCCGATCTCGAGCGCATCGCCAACGACAACGGCGGCAACCGGGCCGTGGGCACCCCCGGCTACGACGCGAGCGTCGACTACGTCGTCGCCGCGCTGGAGGGCGCCGGATTCGAGGTGGAGACGCCGGAGTTCGACACGACCGGTTTCACCGTCGACCGGGAGGCACTCACCGTCGACGGTGCACCCCTCGAGGTCCGTGCCCTCGGCATGTCGCCCTCGACCGGGCCGGACGGGGTGAGCGCGCGGGTCGTGCGGGTGCCCACCGACGACACCCCCGGCTGCGAGGCCACCGACTACGACGGGCTCGACGCAGCCGGTGCCGTGGTGATCGTCGACCGCGGCGAGTGCACCTTCGCCGACAAGGAACGGATCGCCGCCGAACAGGGCGCCGTCGCGCTGCTCGCCGTCAACAGCGAGGAGGGGCCGCTCGCCGCGGCCACGCTCGGCGACGAGGCCGAACCGCGCATCCCGGTCGGTGGGGTCGCCCGGGAGGACGGGGACCGGCTCGCCGCGGCGTCGACGGTGACCCTCACGCTCGAGACCCGCACCGAGACCGTCACCTCCCGCAACGTCGTCGCCCAGACCCGCACCGGCGCCACCGACAACGTGGTCGTCGTCGGCGCGCACCTCGACAGCGTCCCCGACGGGCCGGGCATCAACGACAACGGCAGCGGCTCCGTCGCCGTCCTCGAGACCGCCCTGCAGCTCGGCGCCGAACCCGATGTGCAGAACGCGGTGCGCTTCGCGTTCTGGGGTGCCGAGGAGGTCGGCCTCGTCGGCTCGAGCCGTTACGTCGACTCGCTCTCGGAGGAGGAACGGCTCGACATCGCGCTCTACCTGAACTTCGACATGCTCGGTTCCCCGAACCCCGGCTATCTCGTGTTCGACGGCGACGATTCGGACGGTGTGGGCGCGGGTCCCGGACCGGAGGGCTCGGCCGGGATCGAGCGGACCTTCGCGACGTTCTTCGCCGACCGCGGCATCGCCGTCGACGGCACCGACTTCGACGGTCGCTCCGACTACGGGCCGTTCGTCGACGTGGGGATCCCCGCGGGCGGGGTGTTCAGCGGCGCGGACGACACCAAGAGCGACGAGCAGGCCGGGAAGTGGGGTGGCACCGCCGGCGAGCCCTTCGACCCGAACTACCACAAGGCCGAGGACACCGTCGCCAACATCGACCGCGACGCCTACGCGATCGCGGCGGCGGCCGTCGCCTACGGCACCGGGGTCTACGCGCTGTCGCTCGACGGTCCCGACGGGGTGCCCACCGGCGAGGAACGCGTTCGGGCGCGCGCCGAATTCACCGAGTAG
- the thiO gene encoding glycine oxidase ThiO, protein MTTVAVVGGGVIGLSIAWRAARAGHTVTVHDPNPGSGASWVAGGMLAPLSEGWPGEDHVLDLGAASLDRWPGFAEALRTETGTDVFTAEASLTVALDAADAADLRTVAEWVGERGHEMQVLSRARIRELEPSLGPRIRLGLLAPTELSVDNRALVEALRVAAVRAGVRFSEAAVHDLADLPDDQVVLAAGWASAQLWPGLPVRPVKGEILRLRLRPGATPPPQRTVRAEVHGRPAYLVPRHDGLVVGATQYEASDRQVTVAGVRDLIADAETIFPALGEYELYEASAGLRPMTPDNLPLIGRLSDRVVAATGHGRNGVLLTPVTVDAVLAELRGEQLPDAKHACPRRHTEASVR, encoded by the coding sequence GTGACAACTGTTGCCGTCGTCGGTGGCGGAGTGATCGGGCTGTCGATCGCATGGCGCGCGGCCCGCGCCGGGCACACCGTCACCGTGCACGACCCGAATCCCGGAAGCGGCGCCTCGTGGGTGGCCGGGGGCATGCTCGCCCCGCTGTCCGAGGGCTGGCCGGGAGAGGACCACGTCCTCGACCTCGGCGCAGCCTCCCTGGACCGCTGGCCCGGCTTCGCGGAGGCCCTGCGCACCGAGACCGGCACCGACGTGTTCACCGCCGAGGCCTCCCTGACGGTCGCCCTCGACGCCGCCGACGCCGCCGACCTGCGGACCGTCGCCGAATGGGTGGGCGAACGCGGCCACGAGATGCAGGTGCTCTCCCGCGCCCGGATACGCGAACTCGAACCGTCGCTCGGCCCCCGCATCCGCCTCGGGCTGCTGGCTCCCACCGAGCTCTCCGTCGACAACCGGGCGCTCGTCGAGGCCCTGCGCGTCGCGGCCGTGCGGGCCGGGGTGCGGTTCTCCGAAGCCGCCGTGCACGACCTCGCCGACCTGCCTGACGACCAGGTGGTGCTCGCCGCCGGGTGGGCGTCGGCGCAGCTGTGGCCGGGACTGCCGGTGCGGCCCGTCAAGGGCGAGATCCTGCGGCTGCGGCTGCGGCCCGGCGCGACCCCGCCGCCGCAGCGCACCGTGCGCGCGGAGGTGCACGGCCGCCCCGCCTATCTGGTGCCCCGCCACGACGGCCTGGTCGTCGGCGCCACCCAGTACGAGGCATCCGACCGGCAGGTCACCGTCGCCGGGGTGCGCGATCTCATCGCCGACGCGGAGACGATCTTCCCGGCGCTCGGCGAGTACGAGCTGTACGAGGCGAGTGCGGGCCTGCGCCCGATGACCCCCGACAACCTGCCGCTGATCGGCCGGCTGTCCGACCGCGTCGTGGCCGCCACCGGGCACGGCCGCAACGGTGTGCTGCTCACCCCGGTCACCGTCGACGCGGTGCTCGCCGAACTCCGCGGGGAGCAGCTCCCCGACGCGAAACATGCCTGTCCCCGACGACATACGGAAGCGAGTGTGCGATGA
- a CDS encoding exodeoxyribonuclease III, which yields MRLATWNVNSVRARADRICDWLQRTGTDVLAMQETKCKDEQFPYARFEELGYEVAHVGLSQWNGVAIASRVGLADVQIGFEDQPGFSKDPEVDPALEARAIGATCGGVRVWSLYVPNGRELDDPHYTYKLDWLAKLRADAQSWLAADPEQPIALVGDWNVAPTDEDVWDPSFFEGKTHTSQPERDAFHAFMDAGFADVVRPHAPGPGVYTYWDYTQLRFPKKQGMRIDFVLGSPALASRVTGAGIDREERKGKGASDHAPVVVDLAD from the coding sequence GTGCGTCTTGCTACCTGGAATGTGAACTCCGTCCGTGCCCGCGCCGACCGGATCTGCGACTGGCTGCAGCGAACCGGCACCGACGTGCTCGCGATGCAGGAGACCAAGTGCAAGGACGAGCAGTTCCCCTACGCCCGCTTCGAGGAGCTCGGCTACGAGGTCGCGCACGTCGGGCTGAGCCAGTGGAACGGGGTGGCGATCGCCTCCCGGGTCGGCCTGGCCGACGTGCAGATCGGTTTCGAGGACCAGCCCGGCTTCTCCAAGGATCCCGAGGTGGATCCGGCGCTCGAGGCCCGCGCCATCGGCGCGACCTGCGGTGGGGTGCGGGTGTGGAGCCTGTACGTCCCCAACGGCCGTGAGCTCGACGACCCGCACTACACCTACAAGCTCGATTGGCTGGCCAAGCTCCGCGCCGACGCGCAGTCCTGGCTCGCCGCCGATCCCGAGCAGCCGATCGCGCTCGTCGGCGACTGGAACGTCGCTCCCACCGACGAGGACGTGTGGGACCCGTCCTTCTTCGAGGGCAAGACCCACACTTCGCAGCCGGAGCGCGACGCCTTCCACGCCTTCATGGACGCCGGTTTCGCCGACGTCGTGCGCCCTCACGCGCCCGGCCCCGGGGTGTACACCTACTGGGACTACACCCAGCTGCGTTTCCCGAAGAAGCAGGGGATGCGGATCGACTTCGTCCTCGGCTCCCCGGCGCTCGCGAGCCGGGTGACCGGCGCCGGGATCGACCGCGAGGAGCGCAAGGGCAAGGGCGCGAGCGATCACGCCCCCGTCGTCGTCGACCTCGCCGACTGA
- the thiS gene encoding sulfur carrier protein ThiS yields MSDQVAVGITVNGEDKTYATAPTVAELLAELGLPEKGIAVAIDGAVCPRGRWSEPVNRGANIEILTAVQGG; encoded by the coding sequence ATGAGCGATCAGGTGGCGGTGGGCATCACCGTCAACGGTGAGGACAAGACCTACGCGACGGCACCGACCGTCGCGGAGCTGCTGGCCGAACTCGGCCTGCCGGAGAAGGGGATCGCGGTCGCGATCGACGGTGCCGTCTGCCCCCGTGGCCGCTGGTCCGAACCGGTGAACCGCGGCGCGAACATCGAGATCCTCACGGCGGTCCAGGGTGGCTGA
- a CDS encoding thiazole synthase, which produces MPPLTIAGRTFGSRLITGTGGAANLAVLEEALVASGTELTTVAMRRVDAASGTGVLDLLRRLGIEPLPNTAGCRGAKEAVLTAQLGREALETDWVKLEVIADERTLLPDAIELVSAAEQLVDDGFVVLPYTTDDPVLAKRLEDVGCAAVMPLGSPIGTGLGISNPHHIEMIVESAGVPVILDAGIGTASDAALAMELGCDAVLLATAVTRAKDPALMASAMRHAVEAGFHARHAGRIPKRFWAQASSPMEP; this is translated from the coding sequence CTGCCGCCGCTGACCATCGCGGGCCGCACCTTCGGGTCCCGGTTGATCACCGGCACCGGCGGTGCCGCGAACCTCGCGGTGCTCGAGGAGGCGCTCGTCGCGTCGGGCACCGAACTGACCACCGTCGCGATGCGGCGCGTCGACGCGGCCTCCGGCACCGGGGTTCTCGACCTGCTGCGGCGCCTCGGCATCGAGCCGCTGCCCAACACCGCCGGCTGCCGCGGCGCGAAGGAGGCGGTGCTCACCGCGCAGCTCGGCCGCGAAGCGCTCGAAACCGACTGGGTCAAGCTGGAAGTCATCGCCGACGAGCGGACCCTGCTGCCCGATGCCATCGAACTCGTCTCGGCCGCAGAGCAACTCGTCGACGACGGATTCGTCGTCCTGCCGTACACCACCGACGATCCGGTGCTCGCGAAGCGCCTCGAGGACGTCGGCTGCGCCGCGGTGATGCCGCTCGGCTCCCCGATCGGCACCGGTCTCGGCATCTCGAATCCGCACCACATCGAGATGATCGTCGAATCCGCCGGGGTGCCGGTGATCCTCGACGCCGGAATCGGCACCGCCTCCGACGCCGCGCTCGCGATGGAACTCGGATGCGACGCGGTGCTGCTCGCGACCGCCGTCACCCGCGCCAAGGATCCGGCGCTGATGGCCTCCGCGATGCGGCACGCCGTCGAAGCGGGCTTCCACGCGCGGCACGCCGGACGCATCCCGAAACGCTTCTGGGCACAGGCGTCGTCGCCCATGGAGCCCTGA
- a CDS encoding ABC transporter ATP-binding protein — translation MIEVTGLTKKFGSTTAVDDLTFTVRPGIVTGFLGPNGAGKSTTMRMILGLDRPTSGTALIEGKPYRELQRPLQTVGALLDAKWVHPNRSARAHLRWLAASNGLPDSRVDEVLRQVGLTEVAGKKAGGFSLGMSQRLGLAAALLGNPRVLLFDEPVNGLDPEGIVWIRRFMQALAAEGRTVLVSSHLLSEMAQTAEHLIVIGRGRLIADTSVDEFVARSSESDVLVRSPQLDELRAALTERGKTFREEDGALIVSGAGTSEIGELAAARSIVLHELAGRNASLEEAFMKLTGGEVQYHGSGVDDVMKGGL, via the coding sequence ATGATCGAAGTGACCGGCTTGACCAAGAAGTTCGGGTCGACGACCGCGGTCGACGACCTGACGTTCACGGTCCGTCCCGGCATCGTCACCGGCTTCCTCGGCCCGAACGGCGCCGGGAAGTCCACCACGATGCGCATGATCCTGGGACTGGACCGACCGACCTCGGGTACCGCACTGATCGAGGGCAAGCCCTACCGCGAACTCCAGCGGCCGCTGCAGACCGTCGGCGCACTGCTCGACGCGAAATGGGTGCACCCCAACCGATCGGCGCGGGCTCACCTGCGGTGGCTCGCCGCGTCCAACGGTCTGCCCGACTCGCGCGTCGACGAGGTGCTGCGCCAGGTCGGCCTCACCGAGGTCGCCGGGAAGAAGGCCGGCGGGTTCTCGCTCGGCATGTCGCAGCGGCTCGGCCTCGCGGCCGCGCTGCTCGGCAACCCGCGGGTTCTGCTGTTCGACGAACCGGTCAACGGTCTCGACCCCGAGGGCATCGTGTGGATCCGGCGGTTCATGCAGGCCCTCGCCGCAGAGGGACGCACCGTGCTCGTGTCGAGCCACCTGCTCTCCGAGATGGCGCAGACCGCCGAGCACCTGATCGTCATCGGCCGCGGCCGGCTCATCGCCGACACCTCCGTGGACGAGTTCGTCGCCCGCTCGTCGGAGTCCGACGTGCTGGTGCGCAGCCCCCAGCTCGACGAGCTGCGGGCCGCGCTCACCGAGCGGGGGAAGACCTTCCGCGAGGAGGACGGCGCGCTGATCGTCTCGGGCGCCGGTACCTCGGAGATCGGCGAACTCGCCGCGGCGCGCTCGATCGTGCTGCACGAGCTGGCCGGTCGTAACGCCTCCCTCGAGGAAGCGTTCATGAAGCTGACCGGTGGTGAGGTCCAGTACCACGGATCCGGAGTCGACGACGTCATGAAGGGTGGACTGTGA
- a CDS encoding ABC transporter permease codes for MSTALDTLRAERIKLTSVQSPLWCTVIIVALGLGLAAILGSVSRTSVGMDDEMGVFYPTVDTAISGVTGFGVLVLMILAALSVTSEYRFGIIRTTFQATPNRALLLTMKALLIGVFGAVLTFAVALGAFFVAKALAGPDAGRELVLDGGDSWRAIYGTAIYAFLCVVLAVGVGTLLRQSAGTIALLMLWPLLIESLFALFGSVGAKIQPFLPFANANHFLGQEPSVDFHWGPWGSLLYFAVFSVVVFAISIVVVKERDA; via the coding sequence ATGAGTACGGCACTCGACACGTTGCGCGCCGAGCGGATCAAGCTCACCTCGGTGCAGTCCCCGCTGTGGTGCACGGTGATCATCGTGGCGCTGGGGCTGGGCCTGGCCGCGATCCTCGGCTCGGTCTCCCGCACGTCGGTGGGCATGGACGACGAGATGGGCGTCTTCTATCCGACCGTCGACACCGCCATCAGCGGCGTCACCGGTTTCGGTGTGCTCGTGCTGATGATCCTGGCCGCGCTGTCGGTGACGAGCGAGTACCGCTTCGGGATCATCCGCACCACCTTCCAGGCCACCCCGAACCGGGCGCTGCTGCTGACGATGAAGGCGCTGCTGATCGGGGTGTTCGGGGCGGTGCTCACCTTCGCCGTCGCGCTCGGGGCGTTCTTCGTCGCCAAGGCGCTGGCCGGTCCGGATGCGGGCCGTGAGCTGGTGCTCGACGGGGGTGACTCCTGGCGGGCGATCTACGGCACCGCGATCTACGCGTTCCTGTGTGTGGTGCTCGCAGTGGGTGTCGGCACGCTGCTGCGACAGTCCGCCGGCACGATCGCGCTGCTCATGCTGTGGCCGCTGCTCATCGAATCGCTGTTCGCCCTGTTCGGGTCGGTGGGCGCGAAGATCCAGCCGTTCCTGCCCTTCGCCAACGCCAACCACTTCCTCGGTCAGGAGCCGAGCGTCGACTTCCACTGGGGCCCGTGGGGATCACTGCTGTACTTCGCGGTGTTCTCGGTGGTCGTCTTCGCGATCTCGATCGTGGTGGTGAAAGAGCGCGACGCCTGA
- a CDS encoding GNAT family N-acetyltransferase, producing the protein MNTSSPNLDVSDNADQNRFELRLNGDLVGILGYYDFERATAPNRPVVDFMHTVIVEDFGHRGLAAVLVGGSLDLARRRGWRVRPVCTYVQRFLTAHPEYNDVVVPLASARRA; encoded by the coding sequence ATGAACACGAGCTCGCCGAACCTCGACGTGTCGGACAACGCCGACCAGAACAGGTTCGAACTGCGCCTCAACGGGGATCTCGTGGGCATCCTCGGCTACTACGACTTCGAGCGCGCCACCGCACCGAACCGGCCGGTCGTCGACTTCATGCACACGGTCATCGTCGAGGACTTCGGACACCGCGGCCTCGCCGCCGTCCTCGTCGGCGGATCGCTCGACCTCGCCCGCAGGCGCGGCTGGCGCGTCCGCCCGGTGTGCACCTACGTGCAGCGGTTCCTCACCGCGCACCCCGAGTACAACGACGTCGTCGTGCCGCTCGCCTCGGCGCGCCGGGCCTGA
- the thiD gene encoding bifunctional hydroxymethylpyrimidine kinase/phosphomethylpyrimidine kinase — protein sequence MELLPLSPRGETPVRALTIAGTDSGGGAGIQADSRTMAMCGVHACVAVAAVTVQNSVGVRGFHEIPAATVADQVRCVVEDIGVSAAKTGMLPSIRIIEAVAEVCTEVGIGRDRPVPLVVDPVCASMHGDPLVHADALDAIRNVLLPQATVVTPNLDEVRLITGIEVVDDASARRAAEALHALGAQWAIVKGGHLRSSETSTDLLFDGDRFLEFSAPRIATGNDHGGGDTFAASIASALAHGRSVPEAVEFAKEWVTKSLEWAYDLGQGHGPVNPLWRLHENPPAQ from the coding sequence GTGGAACTTCTGCCCCTGTCGCCCCGAGGCGAGACCCCGGTTCGAGCACTGACGATCGCCGGCACCGATTCCGGTGGCGGAGCCGGTATCCAGGCCGATTCCCGCACCATGGCGATGTGCGGCGTGCACGCGTGCGTGGCGGTCGCCGCCGTGACCGTCCAGAACTCCGTCGGCGTGCGCGGATTCCACGAGATCCCCGCCGCCACGGTCGCCGACCAGGTGCGGTGCGTCGTCGAGGACATCGGCGTGTCGGCGGCGAAGACCGGCATGCTGCCGTCCATCCGGATCATCGAGGCCGTCGCCGAGGTGTGCACCGAGGTCGGCATCGGCCGCGACCGGCCCGTGCCACTGGTCGTCGACCCGGTGTGCGCGTCCATGCACGGCGACCCCCTGGTGCACGCCGACGCGCTCGACGCGATCCGGAACGTGCTCCTGCCGCAGGCCACCGTCGTCACCCCCAACCTCGACGAGGTGCGGCTGATCACGGGCATCGAGGTGGTCGACGACGCGTCCGCGCGCCGCGCCGCCGAGGCCCTCCACGCGCTCGGCGCCCAGTGGGCGATCGTCAAGGGCGGGCACCTGCGCAGCTCCGAGACCAGCACCGACCTGCTGTTCGACGGCGACCGGTTCCTCGAGTTCAGCGCGCCGCGCATCGCCACGGGCAACGACCACGGCGGCGGCGACACCTTCGCCGCCTCCATCGCCTCCGCGCTCGCGCACGGCAGGTCGGTGCCCGAGGCCGTCGAGTTCGCGAAGGAGTGGGTCACGAAGTCGCTCGAGTGGGCCTACGACCTCGGACAGGGCCACGGTCCGGTCAACCCGCTGTGGCGGCTGCACGAGAACCCGCCGGCGCAGTAG